A DNA window from Pyrus communis chromosome 3, drPyrComm1.1, whole genome shotgun sequence contains the following coding sequences:
- the LOC137729529 gene encoding transcription factor VIP1-like — protein MDSNNVNNNFGAAAGPFPAFNDMEQMSETPQRGSHHRRAHSDTSFRTPNFDDLLLFDPSDLDLSCLASPNLPPRGSDSDNIAMFLESDDSSGGQPPNPFSSTPKPTASSGSTATAAHLRSLSVDSDFFDGLGLGDSGREVTGGQRSRSHRHSISMDGSSIEADSSVITLNGFKKSIAPERLAELSLTDPKRAKRILANRQSAARSKERKVKYANELERKVQTLQTEATTLSAQVTLLQRDTTVITAENKELKLRLQALEQQSQLRDALSEKLKEEAQRLKIEANQILPGAGNGNPFYGGLPPQYGQTQLHQNQTQHRQHHNQGVASGQAHPSYMDFNGRA, from the exons ATGGATTCCAACAACGTCAACAACAACTTCGGCGCTGCTGCCGGACCCTTCCCGGCATTCAATGACATGGAGCAGATGTCGGAGACCCCTCAGCGCGGGTCCCACCACCGCCGGGCTCACTCCGACACATCCTTCCGCACCCCCAACTTCGACGACCTCCTCCTCTTCGACCCTTCCGACCTCGACCTCTCCTGCCTCGCCTCCCCCAACCTCCCGCCACGTGGCAGCGACAGCGACAACATCGCCATGTTTCTCGAGTCCGACGACTCCTCGGGGGGCCAACCACCCAACCCCTTCTCCTCCACCCCCAAGCCCACCGCTTCCTCCGGCTCCACGGCCACCGCTGCCCACCTCCGGAGCCTCTCCGTCGATTCTGACTTTTTCGACGGCCTGGGCCTGGGGGATTCCGGCAGGGAAGTGACTGGGGGGCAGAGGTCTCGATCCCACAGGCACAGCATCTCGATGGACGGCTCGTCTATCGAGGCGGACTCGTCGGTGATCACCCTGAACGGCTTCAAGAAGTCCATAGCTCCTGAGAGACTTGCTGAGCTCTCTCTGACTGACCCTAAGAGAGCTAAAAG GATTTTAGCTAATAGGCAATCCGCTGCGAGGTCGAAGGAGAGGAAGGTGAAGTATGCGAATGAGCTGGAGAGGAAGGTGCAGACTCTTCAGACCGAGGCGACCACGCTCTCCGCCCAGGTCACCCTTTTACAG AGAGACACTACTGTCATAACCGCTGAGAATAAGGAGCTCAAACTTCGCCTACAGGCTCTGGAGCAACAATCACAGCTTAGAGATG CCTTGAGTGAGAAACTTAAGGAGGAAGCGCAGCGGCTTAAGATTGAAGCCAACCAAATCCTACCCGGGGCTGGGAATGGAAACCCTTTCTACGGAGGGCTCCCCCCTCAGTATGGTCAGACCCAGCTCCACCAGAACCAGACCCAGCACCGGCAGCATCACAACCAGGGCGTCGCCAGTGGGCAGGCTCACCCGAGCTACATGGACTTCAACGGGAGGGCATAG
- the LOC137729133 gene encoding THO complex subunit 7A, whose amino-acid sequence MLPKGRKVSGRGEAVAANYAFGPLEDDVIIKHRLLTRTTTTRGEPPLKKLQKKFTSLFVELDKNDDNFADCDKLAKAFLQELNTFEIPLLKSKAVVDANLREKHNFDELREEINRQIVQAKTDIEMLKKQLEESKIERRHKEECESIRKLIATQPPRSETLKIISDLEKEIAALDAENTASSRTLELRKKQFALLLHVVDELQNTIEEEQRSLIEEKEQKNGMEDATGGSEPMHVD is encoded by the exons ATGCTGCCGAAAGGAAGAAAAGTTTCAGGGCGAGGAGAGGCCGTGGCGGCGAACTATGCGTTCGGGCCACTCGAAGATGACGTCATCATCAAACACAGACTTCTCACTCGGACCACCACCACGAGAGGCGAACCGCCATTGAAGAAGCTCCAGAAGAAGTTCACGTCCCTGTTCGTCGAGCTCGACAAGAACGATGACAACTTCGCCGACTGCGACAAGCTCGCCAAGGCTTTCCTCCAGGAGCTCAACACGTTCGAGATTCCGCTCCTCAAGAGCAAAGCCGTCGTGGATGCGAATCTCCGGGAGAAGCACAATTTTGACGAGCTGAGGGAGGAGATTAACCGGCAGATTGTGCAGGCGAAGACCGACATTGAGATGCTCAAGAAGCAACTCGAGGAGAGTAAGATCGAAAGAAGGCACAAGGAGGAGTGTGAGTCGATCAGGAAATTGATTGCTACGCAGCCGCCGCGATCGGAGACGCTCAAGATCATATCAGATTTGGAGAAGGAGATTGCGGCATTGGATGCGGAGAACACCGCGAGTTCGCGGACGCTGGAGCTGAGGAAGAAGCAGTTTGCTCTGCTCCTGCATGTG GTGGATGAGCTGCAGAATACCATAGAGGAAGAGCAGAGGAGTTTGATTGAGGAGAAAGAGCAGAAAAATGGAATGGAGGATGCAACTGGGGGCTCAGAACCAATGCATGTTGATTAG
- the LOC137727339 gene encoding vacuolar iron transporter homolog 4-like has product MAPNSQTSLAEGKCAIIITPNDLEHQTTLDKTEFDYSKRSQWLRAAVLGANDGLISTASLMMGVGAVRQDIKAMILTGFAGLVAGACSMAIGEFVSVYSQLDIEVAQMKRDNQNKKNNQEVHVAEDDGGDGDDKESLPNPLQAAAASALAFSVGAMVPLLAASFIRGYKVRLGVVAAAVSLALVVFGLLGAKLGKAPVMRSVMRVLVGGWMAMAITFGLTKLIGSSGL; this is encoded by the coding sequence ATGGCTCCAAACAGCCAGACTTCCCTAGCTGAAGGCAAGTGTGCCATCATAATCACCCCAAACGACCTCGAGCACCAAACAACCCTAGACAAAACGGAGTTTGACTACTCCAAACGCTCCCAATGGCTCCGCGCTGCGGTTCTAGGCGCCAACGACGGATTAATCTCAACTGCGTCATTGATGATGGGAGTCGGAGCTGTGAGACAAGACATTAAGGCCATGATACTAACCGGGTTTGCCGGACTAGTAGCCGGAGCATGTAGCATGGCCATTGGAGAGTTTGTCTCCGTGTACTCCCAGCTGGACATAGAGGTGGCTCAAATGAAAAGAGACAATCAGAACAAGAAAAATAACCAAGAAGTTCACGTGGCAGAAGATGATGGTGGAGATGGAGATGATAAGGAGAGCCTGCCCAACCCTTTACAAGCAGCAGCTGCATCAGCACTGGCGTTTTCAGTGGGAGCAATGGTTCCATTGCTAGCGGCGTCGTTTATAAGGGGGTACAAGGTGAGGTTGGGAGTTGTGGCCGCGGCTGTGAGCTTGGCTTTGGTGGTGTTTGGGTTGTTGGGAGCAAAGTTGGGGAAGGCACCAGTTATGAGATCAGTGATGAGGGTTCTGGTTGGAGGTTGGATGGCCATGGCGATTACCTTTGGGTTAACAAAGTTGATTGGCTCAAGTGGGCTGTGA